The following proteins come from a genomic window of Iamia sp. SCSIO 61187:
- a CDS encoding response regulator transcription factor: MSIRVVLADDQEMVRAGFRLILEATDDISVVGEAADGRTAVELCRRLRPDVALLDIRMPVLDGLEATRLLAGREVAEPVRVVVVTTFDLDEYVHAALLHGATGFLLKDAGPALLVEAVRAAVRGDALVSPQVTTRLLRQLSGGAAARRAVAAPAEPLTEREGQVLTLVARGLTNAEIGGSLFVSPSTVKSHLASLQAKIGARNRGELAAWAWQSGHMDGA, translated from the coding sequence GTGAGCATCCGGGTGGTGCTGGCCGACGACCAGGAGATGGTGCGGGCCGGGTTCCGCCTCATCCTGGAGGCGACCGACGACATCTCGGTCGTCGGCGAGGCGGCCGACGGGCGCACGGCGGTGGAGCTGTGCCGGCGGCTCCGCCCCGACGTGGCCCTGCTCGACATCCGCATGCCCGTCCTCGACGGCCTGGAGGCCACGCGCCTGCTCGCCGGCCGGGAGGTCGCCGAACCGGTGCGGGTCGTGGTCGTCACCACCTTCGACCTCGACGAGTACGTCCACGCCGCCCTCCTCCACGGCGCCACCGGGTTCCTGCTCAAGGACGCCGGGCCGGCCCTGCTCGTCGAGGCGGTCCGGGCCGCGGTGCGGGGCGATGCCCTGGTGTCCCCGCAGGTCACGACCCGCCTGCTGCGCCAGCTCAGCGGCGGGGCCGCCGCCCGGCGGGCCGTGGCCGCCCCGGCCGAGCCCCTGACCGAGCGGGAGGGGCAGGTCCTGACCCTCGTCGCCCGCGGCCTCACCAACGCCGAGATCGGCGGGAGCCTCTTCGTCTCCCCGTCGACGGTGAAGTCCCACCTGGCCTCGCTGCAGGCGAAGATCGGCGCCCGCAACCGGGGTGAGCTGGCCGCCTGGGCGTGGCAGTCCGGCCACATGGACGGAGCCTGA
- a CDS encoding ABC transporter ATP-binding protein translates to MDTLTPTPTATATALRGTNLWRRFGETTALAGVDVAIGRGEAVAAMGPSGSGKSTLLHCLAGVERPDLGEVWLGDRRIDRLSERERSRLRAAELGFVFQSGQLLPELPAIENVALPLMLTGATRRRAAAEADRWFGPLGLEGLERRRPGELSGGQAQRVAIARALVARPRGVFADEPTAALDRATGRDVVALLVRACRTSGAALLVVTHDPEVAAACDRTLHLRDGALVSEAGR, encoded by the coding sequence ATGGACACGCTCACCCCCACCCCCACCGCGACCGCCACCGCCCTGCGGGGGACGAACCTGTGGCGGCGGTTCGGCGAGACGACGGCCCTGGCCGGCGTCGACGTCGCCATCGGCCGGGGCGAGGCCGTCGCCGCCATGGGGCCGAGCGGGTCGGGGAAGTCGACGCTGCTGCACTGCCTGGCCGGCGTCGAACGCCCCGACCTCGGTGAGGTCTGGCTCGGCGACCGCCGCATCGACCGCCTCTCCGAGCGGGAGCGGAGCCGCCTGCGCGCCGCCGAGCTCGGGTTCGTCTTCCAGTCGGGCCAGCTCCTGCCCGAGCTGCCGGCGATCGAGAACGTCGCCCTCCCCCTCATGCTCACCGGGGCCACCCGCCGGCGGGCCGCCGCCGAGGCGGACCGCTGGTTCGGTCCCCTCGGGCTCGAGGGCCTGGAGCGGCGCCGCCCGGGCGAGCTCTCGGGTGGCCAGGCCCAGCGCGTCGCCATCGCCCGCGCCCTGGTCGCCCGGCCCCGCGGGGTCTTCGCCGACGAGCCCACCGCCGCCCTCGACCGGGCGACCGGCCGCGACGTGGTCGCCCTCCTGGTCCGCGCCTGCCGGACCTCGGGCGCCGCCCTCCTCGTGGTGACCCACGACCCCGAGGTGGCCGCCGCCTGCGACCGCACCCTCCACCTGCGCGACGGCGCCCTGGTCTCCGAGGCCGGTCGATGA
- a CDS encoding molybdopterin-dependent oxidoreductase — protein MPSLAARLRPTGGSLRAVLAGLLAAGVGLGVAELVGGILTDAGSPVVAVGGLVIDNVPPSVKDFAIETFGKNDKVALIVGTLVIVFVLGVVLALVARRRPAVAAAVVVAVSLVGVVATRDQGTAGLVASALPSLLGAAAAIAALALLRATYTPGGDVVAALPVVGRERRSHLDDPTDGLPPRREFLIASGTALVLAGAAAGAGRTLQARNNASASRQAVTLPRPVDPLPPIPRGTSVGVEGVSPFTTPNRDFYRIDKNITPLQVKTDGYVLKVTGMVDRTIELPWEDLIARDMREYDITMTCVSNLIGGNLVGNARWLGFPLSELLDEAGVRAGADQVVGRSADDYTGGFPVEAAYDRDAIVAVGMNGEPLPIDHGFPVRLVVPGLYGYIASVKWLTEVELTTFDAFDSYWVRRDYAARAPVKTMSRIDTPRNLAKPSPGTVPIAGVAWAQTRGIAKVEVLVDDGEWTEATLGEALGEDTWRQWTLPVELDAGFHTVKVRATDGEGEVQPEERTDPLPDGASGWHTIRLSVQ, from the coding sequence ATGCCCTCGCTCGCCGCCCGCCTCCGTCCCACCGGGGGCAGCCTGCGGGCCGTGCTCGCCGGCCTCCTCGCCGCCGGGGTCGGGCTCGGCGTCGCCGAGCTCGTCGGCGGCATCCTCACCGACGCCGGCTCACCGGTCGTCGCCGTCGGCGGTCTCGTGATCGACAACGTCCCGCCGAGCGTCAAGGACTTCGCCATCGAGACGTTCGGCAAGAACGACAAGGTCGCCCTGATCGTCGGGACCCTCGTCATCGTGTTCGTCCTCGGCGTGGTCCTGGCCCTCGTCGCCCGGCGCCGCCCGGCCGTCGCCGCCGCCGTCGTCGTCGCCGTGTCGCTCGTCGGCGTGGTCGCCACCCGCGACCAGGGCACCGCCGGCCTCGTCGCCTCCGCCCTCCCCTCCCTGCTCGGCGCGGCCGCTGCCATCGCCGCCCTCGCCCTCCTGCGGGCGACCTACACGCCCGGCGGCGACGTGGTCGCCGCCCTGCCCGTCGTGGGGCGCGAGCGCCGGTCGCACCTCGACGACCCGACCGACGGGCTGCCGCCCCGCCGCGAGTTCCTCATCGCCTCGGGCACCGCCCTGGTCCTGGCCGGGGCGGCCGCCGGTGCCGGCCGCACCCTCCAGGCCCGGAACAACGCCAGCGCCAGCCGCCAGGCGGTGACGCTGCCCCGTCCCGTCGACCCGCTCCCGCCGATCCCCCGGGGCACGAGCGTCGGCGTCGAGGGCGTGAGCCCGTTCACCACGCCGAACCGGGACTTCTACCGCATCGACAAGAACATCACCCCCCTCCAGGTCAAGACCGACGGCTACGTCCTGAAGGTCACCGGCATGGTCGACCGGACGATCGAGCTCCCGTGGGAGGACCTGATCGCCCGCGACATGCGGGAGTACGACATCACCATGACCTGCGTGTCGAACCTCATCGGCGGCAACCTGGTCGGCAACGCCCGCTGGCTCGGGTTCCCGCTGAGCGAGCTGCTCGACGAGGCCGGCGTCCGCGCCGGGGCCGACCAGGTGGTCGGGCGCTCGGCCGACGACTACACCGGCGGCTTCCCCGTCGAGGCCGCCTACGACCGTGACGCCATCGTCGCCGTCGGCATGAACGGCGAGCCCCTCCCGATCGATCACGGCTTCCCGGTGCGCCTCGTCGTCCCCGGGCTCTACGGCTACATCGCCTCGGTGAAGTGGCTGACCGAGGTGGAGCTGACGACCTTCGACGCCTTCGACAGCTACTGGGTGCGCCGGGACTACGCCGCCCGGGCGCCCGTGAAGACCATGAGCCGCATCGACACCCCCCGGAACCTGGCCAAGCCGTCGCCCGGCACGGTGCCCATCGCCGGGGTGGCGTGGGCCCAGACCCGCGGCATCGCGAAGGTCGAGGTCCTCGTCGACGACGGCGAGTGGACCGAGGCGACCCTCGGCGAGGCCCTGGGCGAGGACACCTGGCGGCAGTGGACGCTCCCGGTCGAGCTCGACGCCGGCTTCCACACGGTGAAGGTGCGCGCCACCGACGGCGAGGGCGAGGTCCAGCCCGAGGAGCGGACCGACCCGCTCCCCGACGGTGCGAGCGGCTGGCACACCATCCGCCTCAGCGTCCAGTAG
- a CDS encoding sensor histidine kinase: MLPATSPAAPGGARAWWDRVTRLLPWVVDLAVVGAVGVVALIDVVQLSGALAAEKALAGLAAVALAGARRWAALPALALLVAGTVGLAVLATSVVGDPGIPALAPIVAVAALSTPVVRRQPALVAAGAAAAGAVAVASVATWPSEPPVRIVATGLLGGAYALGVGAGVYLRHLDGERLRAADAARRSERIDIARELHDLVAHYITGIVVQAQAAQVVADRDPAAAGAALERIEGAGRDALTAMRGMVGTLRGTADRAPTAPPAGLAALDDLAGLEDLVARSRRTGLPVTLGISAEAGETARGATAAATHRIVQEALTNVHRHAVDPTRVDVAVRVVDGHLVVTVADDGRLPLGPDPTAALAGGGFGLIGMAERAEALGGRLVAGPAVPPEQGWRVEAVLPAMASVGR; encoded by the coding sequence GTGCTCCCCGCGACCTCGCCCGCTGCGCCCGGAGGGGCGCGGGCGTGGTGGGATCGGGTGACCCGGCTGCTGCCGTGGGTCGTCGACCTGGCGGTGGTGGGCGCGGTGGGGGTGGTCGCCCTGATCGACGTCGTCCAGCTCTCGGGGGCGCTCGCCGCCGAGAAGGCCCTCGCCGGCCTGGCCGCCGTGGCCCTGGCCGGCGCCCGGCGGTGGGCGGCGCTGCCCGCCCTCGCCCTCCTCGTGGCCGGGACCGTCGGCCTCGCCGTCCTCGCCACCTCCGTCGTCGGGGACCCGGGGATCCCGGCCCTGGCCCCGATCGTCGCCGTCGCCGCCCTGTCCACGCCGGTGGTGCGGCGCCAGCCCGCGCTCGTCGCCGCCGGGGCGGCGGCGGCCGGGGCGGTGGCCGTGGCCAGCGTGGCGACGTGGCCGTCGGAGCCGCCGGTCCGGATCGTGGCCACCGGCCTCCTCGGCGGTGCCTACGCCCTGGGCGTCGGGGCCGGGGTGTACCTCCGCCACCTCGACGGCGAGCGGCTCCGGGCCGCCGACGCGGCGCGGCGGTCCGAGCGGATCGACATCGCCCGGGAGCTGCACGACCTGGTGGCGCACTACATCACCGGGATCGTGGTCCAGGCCCAGGCCGCCCAGGTCGTGGCCGACCGCGACCCGGCGGCCGCCGGCGCCGCCCTCGAGCGCATCGAGGGCGCCGGCCGCGACGCCCTCACGGCCATGCGGGGGATGGTGGGGACGCTGCGGGGCACGGCCGACCGGGCCCCGACCGCCCCGCCCGCCGGGCTGGCCGCCCTCGACGACCTCGCCGGGCTGGAGGACCTGGTCGCCCGCAGCCGCCGGACCGGCCTGCCCGTCACCCTGGGCATCAGCGCCGAGGCCGGCGAGACCGCACGGGGGGCCACGGCGGCGGCGACCCACCGCATCGTCCAGGAGGCGCTGACCAACGTGCACCGCCACGCCGTCGACCCGACCCGCGTCGACGTCGCCGTCCGGGTCGTCGACGGGCACCTCGTCGTCACCGTGGCCGACGACGGCCGCCTGCCGCTGGGGCCCGACCCCACCGCCGCCCTCGCCGGCGGTGGCTTCGGGCTGATCGGGATGGCCGAGCGGGCCGAGGCGCTCGGCGGCCGGCTCGTGGCCGGCCCGGCCGTCCCGCCCGAGCAGGGCTGGCGGGTCGAGGCCGTGCTGCCGGCGATGGCGTCGGTGGGGCGGTGA
- a CDS encoding TetR/AcrR family transcriptional regulator, giving the protein MARPRSEEAHRAALDATVELLLEAGVEGVTLEEVASRSGVAKSTLYRHFASREGLIAKAARGCVIEQPTPDTGSLADDLRYLFGRFNEVEEERRVTDMLPLLIDAAKRDPEMEEIVTSVLAERKRPLRTVLQLAQLRGEISRDLDLDTALAMVIGPFTYRRLVERREATPEFIDAVLNGAIAGLHATVEARVG; this is encoded by the coding sequence GTGGCCCGTCCCCGCAGTGAAGAAGCGCACCGCGCTGCTCTCGACGCGACCGTCGAGCTTCTGCTGGAGGCCGGCGTCGAGGGCGTGACCCTCGAGGAGGTGGCGTCCCGGTCGGGCGTGGCCAAGTCGACCCTGTACCGCCACTTCGCCTCCCGGGAGGGCCTCATCGCCAAGGCCGCCCGGGGCTGCGTCATCGAGCAGCCGACCCCCGACACCGGCTCGCTCGCCGACGACCTGCGCTACCTGTTCGGGCGGTTCAACGAGGTCGAGGAGGAGCGGCGGGTGACCGACATGCTCCCGCTGCTCATCGACGCCGCCAAGCGGGACCCCGAGATGGAGGAGATCGTGACCTCCGTCCTCGCCGAGCGGAAGCGCCCGCTGCGCACCGTCCTCCAGCTGGCCCAGCTGCGGGGCGAGATCAGCCGGGACCTCGACCTCGACACCGCCCTGGCCATGGTGATCGGGCCCTTCACCTACCGCCGCCTGGTCGAGCGCCGAGAGGCGACCCCCGAGTTCATCGACGCCGTCTTGAACGGCGCCATCGCCGGTCTCCACGCCACCGTCGAGGCGCGGGTGGGCTGA
- a CDS encoding DUF4214 domain-containing protein, producing MPGPVVLRPRRRWLPALVAVLCLGVGWTGPPAGAQDAPVAPAPSAATVPAVGAPGSTSRIELVAASTRDGWSYVQLRNRAYPCAIGGYSTFTIATRVGTPADAVRPLWVYMHGGGFGHFDAQGQKQPPDSWNMHEEDADRQIRYLTRGHSTDGGIMASVRADPAGYRMLGVSMCGHDGYGGPDVADPNNPHLTPDGRPRTVNGLYATKAAVAFALRFGPTDDIVVHGTSAGSFGAWHVAWALEEQGLAPTAVVADSGIFADAFTGWAEGQPGCGDPDAEGTEIFRRRLHPAIVDPANRPARLVADGRLSSPVLDVWTPRDPIWCGDRPVRCPVEDGPDAMLGANACMHEGVRRAIAAQGPGSRSRSMELCVDDPATPGDCDQHAPADSNSDVNTNPAHPPRFRRAIMDWVRARLGDDGTAPVADRTPGHSFATAAVTDLLGRTDLRRAEAVALALAAGDTKTAVLGRLTRGPEWLSAIVQDLYRSTLGREGTAADVAFWVRELASGRRTVARVAASFYASAEYVGAVGGTPEAWVGDLYDAILGRPADAAGVAYWVDQVARTNRPSVAHRFFQSAESVAARVDGLYGKLLARPASASDVDYWGPRVKAEGDLALAVSLARSDEYQRRSEARFP from the coding sequence GTGCCGGGACCCGTCGTGCTCCGCCCGCGGCGGCGTTGGCTCCCCGCCCTGGTGGCCGTGCTGTGCCTGGGGGTGGGGTGGACCGGCCCCCCGGCCGGGGCCCAGGACGCGCCCGTCGCGCCCGCCCCGTCGGCCGCCACCGTGCCGGCCGTGGGCGCCCCCGGGTCGACGTCCCGCATCGAGCTGGTGGCGGCGTCGACGCGCGACGGCTGGAGCTACGTCCAGCTCCGCAACCGGGCCTACCCGTGCGCCATCGGGGGCTACAGCACCTTCACCATCGCCACCCGGGTCGGCACCCCGGCCGACGCCGTCCGCCCGCTGTGGGTGTACATGCACGGCGGCGGGTTCGGGCACTTCGACGCCCAGGGCCAGAAGCAGCCACCCGACAGCTGGAACATGCACGAGGAGGACGCCGACCGACAGATCCGCTACCTCACCCGCGGCCACAGCACCGACGGCGGGATCATGGCCTCGGTGCGAGCCGACCCCGCCGGCTACCGGATGCTCGGCGTGTCGATGTGCGGCCACGACGGCTACGGCGGGCCCGACGTCGCGGACCCCAACAACCCGCACCTGACCCCCGACGGTCGGCCCCGGACCGTCAACGGCCTCTACGCGACCAAGGCCGCCGTCGCCTTCGCCCTCCGGTTCGGGCCGACCGACGACATCGTCGTGCACGGCACCAGCGCCGGGTCCTTCGGCGCCTGGCACGTGGCCTGGGCCCTCGAGGAGCAGGGCCTGGCGCCCACGGCGGTGGTCGCCGACTCCGGCATCTTCGCCGACGCCTTCACCGGGTGGGCCGAGGGGCAGCCGGGCTGCGGCGACCCCGACGCCGAGGGGACGGAGATCTTCCGGCGCCGGCTCCACCCGGCGATCGTCGACCCCGCCAACCGCCCGGCCCGCCTGGTGGCCGACGGCCGGCTGTCGAGCCCGGTGCTCGACGTCTGGACGCCCCGGGACCCGATCTGGTGCGGCGACCGGCCGGTCCGGTGCCCGGTGGAGGACGGTCCCGACGCCATGCTGGGGGCCAACGCCTGCATGCACGAGGGGGTCCGCCGGGCCATCGCCGCCCAGGGGCCGGGCAGCCGCTCGCGGTCCATGGAGCTGTGCGTCGACGACCCGGCGACGCCCGGCGACTGCGACCAGCACGCTCCCGCCGACAGCAACAGCGACGTCAACACCAACCCGGCGCACCCGCCGCGCTTCCGCCGGGCGATCATGGACTGGGTTCGCGCCCGGCTGGGCGACGACGGCACCGCACCTGTCGCCGACCGCACGCCGGGCCACTCGTTCGCCACCGCGGCGGTGACCGACCTCCTGGGTCGGACCGACCTGCGCCGGGCCGAGGCGGTCGCCCTCGCCCTCGCCGCCGGCGACACCAAGACCGCCGTCCTGGGGCGCCTCACCCGGGGCCCGGAGTGGCTCTCGGCGATCGTCCAGGACCTCTACCGCTCGACCCTCGGCCGGGAGGGGACGGCCGCCGACGTGGCCTTCTGGGTCCGGGAGCTGGCGTCGGGGCGGCGGACCGTCGCCCGCGTGGCCGCCAGCTTCTACGCCTCGGCGGAGTACGTCGGCGCCGTGGGCGGGACGCCGGAGGCGTGGGTCGGGGACCTCTACGACGCCATCCTCGGCCGCCCCGCCGACGCCGCCGGCGTGGCGTACTGGGTCGACCAGGTCGCCCGCACGAACCGGCCGTCGGTCGCCCACCGCTTCTTCCAGTCGGCCGAGTCGGTCGCGGCGCGGGTCGACGGGTTGTACGGGAAGCTGCTGGCCCGGCCCGCCTCGGCGTCCGACGTCGACTACTGGGGGCCGCGGGTGAAGGCCGAGGGGGACCTGGCCCTGGCGGTCAGCCTCGCCCGGAGCGACGAGTACCAGCGACGGTCCGAGGCCCGCTTCCCCTGA
- a CDS encoding DHA2 family efflux MFS transporter permease subunit, translating to MAELTKDAGHPTAGTDETFGIDPTIYARRWKTLVVLCTSLLIVIIGNTSLNVALPTLARELEASTSSLQWMVDAYALVFAGLLFTAGTIGDRFGRKGALQAGLGVFLVGAAFATVADTAGQVITARAIMGIAAAFVMPSTLSILTNVFPAHERPRAIAIWAGISGGGAAIGPIASGWLIEHYWWGSVFLINVPIILIALVAGAVLVPRSKDPEKVPLDFLGAGLSIIGLGSLVYAIIEGPHHGWASPETLLTFAASFTALGLFAAWELRARHPMLDLRLFRDRRFSVASAGMSLTFFAMFGTFFLVAQYFQLVLGYSALESGLLQLPMAAVMMSVAPQVPKLVARFGAARVVPFGLGFTATGLAIFSQVGVSSSIAMVYLSILPLAFGMSLTMTPLTTLIMSSVPLGKAGVGSAMNDTTRELGGALGVAVLGSLVTSQYASSLAPALTGLPDGARSLADSGLTGALAVGQQIGGAPGAALTSAAQQAFVDGLGLAAIVGSLVVFSAAAAAWFLLPKGAPVPFGAVPGTPGDAVRPDAAGDVVDDGELEPSPTITDGDAGREPTLVD from the coding sequence ATGGCAGAGCTCACCAAGGACGCCGGTCACCCGACCGCAGGCACCGACGAGACCTTCGGGATCGACCCCACGATCTACGCCCGGCGGTGGAAGACCCTCGTGGTCCTCTGCACCAGCCTGCTGATCGTCATCATCGGCAACACCAGCCTGAACGTGGCCCTGCCGACGCTGGCGCGCGAGCTCGAGGCCTCGACCAGCTCGCTCCAGTGGATGGTCGACGCCTACGCCCTCGTGTTCGCCGGGCTCCTGTTCACCGCCGGCACCATCGGCGACCGCTTCGGCCGCAAGGGAGCGCTGCAGGCGGGCCTCGGCGTCTTCCTCGTCGGCGCCGCCTTCGCCACCGTCGCCGACACCGCCGGCCAGGTGATCACGGCCCGGGCGATCATGGGCATCGCCGCCGCCTTCGTGATGCCGTCGACGCTGTCGATCCTCACCAACGTCTTCCCCGCCCACGAGCGTCCCCGGGCCATCGCCATCTGGGCCGGCATCTCCGGCGGCGGCGCCGCCATCGGGCCGATCGCCTCGGGCTGGCTCATCGAGCACTACTGGTGGGGCTCGGTCTTCCTGATCAACGTCCCGATCATCCTCATCGCCCTCGTCGCCGGCGCCGTGCTGGTGCCCCGGTCGAAGGACCCGGAGAAGGTGCCCCTCGACTTCCTCGGCGCCGGGCTGTCGATCATCGGCCTCGGGTCGCTGGTGTACGCCATCATCGAGGGCCCCCACCACGGCTGGGCCTCCCCCGAGACGCTGCTGACCTTCGCCGCCTCGTTCACGGCCCTCGGCCTCTTCGCCGCCTGGGAGCTGCGGGCCCGGCACCCGATGCTCGACCTGCGGCTGTTCCGCGACCGCCGGTTCAGCGTGGCCTCGGCCGGCATGTCGCTGACCTTCTTCGCCATGTTCGGCACCTTCTTCCTGGTCGCCCAGTACTTCCAGCTGGTCCTCGGCTACTCGGCCCTCGAGTCGGGCCTGCTCCAGCTGCCGATGGCGGCGGTGATGATGAGCGTCGCCCCGCAGGTGCCCAAGCTGGTCGCCCGCTTCGGCGCCGCCCGGGTCGTCCCCTTCGGGCTCGGGTTCACCGCCACCGGCCTGGCGATCTTCTCCCAGGTCGGGGTGAGCAGCTCGATCGCCATGGTCTACCTGTCGATCCTCCCGCTGGCCTTCGGCATGTCGCTGACCATGACCCCGCTGACCACGCTCATCATGTCGTCGGTCCCGCTGGGCAAGGCCGGCGTGGGCTCGGCCATGAACGACACCACCCGGGAGCTGGGCGGTGCCCTCGGCGTGGCCGTCCTCGGCTCGCTCGTGACCAGCCAGTACGCCTCGAGCCTGGCCCCCGCCCTCACCGGGCTGCCCGACGGCGCCCGGTCCCTGGCCGACTCGGGCCTCACCGGTGCCCTCGCCGTCGGCCAGCAGATCGGCGGGGCCCCCGGCGCCGCCCTCACCTCCGCCGCCCAGCAGGCGTTCGTCGACGGGCTCGGCCTGGCGGCCATCGTCGGCTCGCTCGTGGTGTTCTCGGCCGCCGCCGCGGCCTGGTTCCTGCTCCCCAAGGGCGCCCCGGTGCCGTTCGGAGCGGTGCCGGGCACGCCCGGCGACGCGGTCCGCCCCGACGCCGCCGGCGACGTGGTCGACGACGGCGAGCTCGAGCCCTCCCCCACCATCACCGACGGTGACGCCGGCCGGGAGCCCACCCTCGTCGACTGA
- a CDS encoding sulfatase-like hydrolase/transferase: MAARPNVVLIVTDQHRLDHTGFGGSAVVQTPHLDALAARATSFTEAFAANPICMPNRATLLTGRMPSAHGTRCNGIALDWDASTCVRELRRAGYRTGLVGKAHFQNMGFGRDMVPLLRAGLAEPDAVVRPRPPGWDGWEDEARYAAGDVDVPEDFYGFDHVELTVGHGDVMSGHYLRWLIDRGVDPATSLGAEVAAETSPHWWQAWRPALPAELHPTAFVGERGVAFVEDAARGDDPFFLQVSFPDPHHPFCPPDEYWSLYDPDDLELPATFDDPHEASPAHLRAWRQGRGAPPPAIPVLPFSPTAEVWREAAAKEYGSITLLDRAIGGVLDALEATGAADDTVVIFTSDHAEMFGDHGLMLKAAMHYRPALRVPLLVARPGQTVGAESSSLVGSIDVAQTILDLCGVDPYEGMQGHSLRPVLDDPAVAPRDQILVEEDEPFDLAGLGQPLRMRTLITAAGRLSVYRGSEEGELFALDDDPDEMANRFADPGAAGLRAEMFERLAVEQMVLSDAGTTPTCTA; this comes from the coding sequence ATGGCCGCACGCCCCAACGTGGTGCTGATCGTCACCGACCAGCACCGTCTCGACCACACCGGCTTCGGTGGCAGCGCGGTGGTGCAGACCCCGCACCTCGACGCCCTGGCCGCCCGGGCGACCAGCTTCACCGAGGCCTTCGCCGCCAACCCGATCTGCATGCCCAACCGGGCCACCCTCCTCACCGGACGCATGCCGTCGGCCCACGGCACCCGGTGCAACGGCATCGCCCTCGACTGGGACGCCAGCACCTGCGTCCGCGAGCTGCGCCGCGCCGGGTACCGCACCGGCCTGGTCGGCAAGGCCCACTTCCAGAACATGGGCTTCGGGCGGGACATGGTGCCGCTCCTGCGCGCCGGCCTGGCCGAGCCCGACGCCGTCGTGCGCCCCCGCCCGCCCGGGTGGGACGGCTGGGAGGACGAGGCCCGCTACGCCGCCGGCGACGTCGACGTGCCCGAGGACTTCTACGGCTTCGACCACGTCGAGCTCACCGTCGGCCACGGCGACGTGATGAGCGGCCACTACCTCCGCTGGCTCATCGACCGGGGGGTCGACCCGGCCACGTCGCTGGGGGCCGAGGTGGCGGCCGAGACCTCGCCCCACTGGTGGCAGGCGTGGAGGCCGGCGCTGCCCGCCGAGCTGCACCCCACCGCCTTCGTGGGGGAGCGGGGCGTGGCGTTCGTCGAGGACGCGGCCCGGGGCGACGACCCGTTCTTCCTCCAGGTCTCGTTCCCCGACCCCCACCACCCCTTCTGCCCGCCCGACGAGTACTGGTCGCTCTACGACCCCGACGACCTGGAGCTGCCGGCCACCTTCGACGACCCCCACGAGGCCTCGCCGGCCCACCTCCGCGCCTGGCGGCAGGGCCGGGGGGCACCGCCGCCGGCCATCCCGGTCCTGCCGTTCTCGCCCACGGCCGAGGTGTGGCGGGAGGCGGCGGCCAAGGAGTACGGGTCGATCACCCTCCTCGACCGCGCCATCGGCGGGGTGCTGGACGCCCTGGAGGCGACCGGCGCCGCCGACGACACCGTGGTGATCTTCACCAGCGACCACGCCGAGATGTTCGGGGACCACGGCCTGATGCTGAAGGCGGCCATGCACTACCGGCCGGCGCTGCGGGTCCCGCTGCTCGTCGCCCGCCCGGGCCAGACCGTGGGGGCGGAGTCGTCGTCGCTCGTCGGCTCGATCGACGTGGCCCAGACGATCCTCGACCTGTGCGGGGTCGACCCCTACGAGGGCATGCAGGGCCACAGCCTGCGGCCGGTGCTCGACGACCCCGCCGTCGCCCCGCGCGACCAGATCCTCGTGGAGGAGGACGAGCCCTTCGACCTGGCCGGGCTGGGCCAGCCCCTGCGGATGCGCACCCTCATCACCGCCGCGGGCCGGCTGTCGGTGTACCGGGGGAGCGAGGAGGGCGAGCTGTTCGCCCTCGACGACGACCCCGACGAGATGGCCAACCGCTTCGCCGACCCCGGCGCCGCCGGGCTGCGGGCCGAGATGTTCGAGCGCCTCGCCGTCGAGCAGATGGTGCTCTCGGACGCCGGCACCACGCCCACCTGCACCGCGTAG